From a single Brassica rapa cultivar Chiifu-401-42 chromosome A01, CAAS_Brap_v3.01, whole genome shotgun sequence genomic region:
- the LOC103834414 gene encoding auxin-induced protein 15A: MAIRLSRVINSKQSQKQQPRVPKGHVAVYVGEEMENKKRFVVPISYLNHPSFQGLLSRAEEEFGFNHPIGGLTIPCREEIFVGLLNSYGCIL; the protein is encoded by the coding sequence ATGGCTATTCGATTGTCGCGTGTTATCAACTCTAAACAGTCGCAAAAACAGCAGCCTCGTGTCCCAAAAGGACATGTTGCGGTTTACGtcggagaagagatggagaacaAGAAGAGATTCGTGGTTCCGATCTCGTATTTGAACCATCCTTCGTTTCAGGGTTTGCTTAGTCGAGCAGAGGAAGAGTTTGGTTTCAACCATCcaattggtggattaacgatTCCTTGCAGAGAAGAAATATTCGTGGGTCTTTTGAACTCTTATGGTTGTATTCTTTGA
- the LOC103834513 gene encoding auxin-responsive protein SAUR21, translating to MGLVRSMLPNPKQIFKSQSMRNKNGSPSSTTTSGLVPKGHVAVYVGERTEKTRFVVPISYLNHPLFREFLNRAEEEFGFHHPMGGLTIPCREEAFLHLIATQQLH from the coding sequence atgggTTTAGTGCGGTCCATGCTTCCAAATCCAAAGCAAATCTTCAAATCACAATCTATGAGGAACAAGAACGGTTCaccatcatcaacaacaacttCAGGGCTTGTTCCTAAAGGTCACGTAGCGGTTTACGTTGGGGAAAGAACGGAGAAGACGAGGTTTGTGGTTCCGATATCATACTTGAACCATCCTTTGTTCAGAGAGTTTCTTAATCGCGCAGAGGAAGAGTTTGGATTTCATCATCCAATGGGAGGTTTGACGATTCCTTGTCGAGAAGAAGCGTTTCTTCATCTCATTGCTACTCAGCAGCTGCATTGA
- the LOC103834323 gene encoding auxin-induced protein 15A, producing MGLSRFAITNATKQILKLNSLASRNRTSSSLDHVPKGHVAVYVGEEIEKEKKRFVVPISFLNHPSFREFLSRAEEEFGFNHPMGGLTIPCREELFLDLIASRLH from the coding sequence atgggGTTGAGTCGTTTTGCGATCACAAATGCAACAAAGCAGATACTGAAGCTAAACTCCCTGGCAAGCAGAAACCGAACATCATCATCACTGGATCATGTCCCTAAAGGACATGTGGCAGTGTACGTAGGAGAAGAGattgagaaggagaagaagagatttGTGGTTCCAATTTCGTTTCTGAATCATCCTTCCTTCAGAGAGTTCCTTAGCCGAGCAGAGGAAGAGTTTGGATTCAATCATCCAATGGGAGGCTTGACCATTCCTTGTAGAGAAGAACTGTTTCTTGATCTCATTGCTTCTCGGTTACACTAA
- the LOC103834602 gene encoding auxin-induced protein 15A, protein MGIQLIGLSHAKQKLQRSLSARIASLLAMSGTNNVPKGHVAVYVGETYQMKRFVIPISYLNHPLFQSLLNLAEEEFGFDHPMGGLTIPCTEDYFTALASILNCS, encoded by the coding sequence ATGGGTATTCAGTTGATCGGACTGTCTCACGCCAAGCAAAAGCTTCAAAGAAGCTTATCAGCCAGAATTGCGAGCCTCTTGGCGATGTCGGGTACTAATAATGTCCCAAAGGGTCATGTGGCCGTCTACGTGGGTGAGACTTACCAAATGAAGAGATTTGTGATACCTATATCATATTTAAACCATCCATTGTTCCAAAGTTTGCTGAATCTCGCGGAAGAAGAATTTGGGTTCGATCATCCCATGGGAGGTCTTACAATCCCTTGCACTGAAGACTACTTCACTGCTCTAGCTTCTATTCTAAATTGTTCATGA
- the LOC103834703 gene encoding auxin-responsive protein SAUR50, with product MAIMKKSSKLTQTAMLKQILKRCSSLGKKNGGGYDEECLPLDVPKGHFPVYVGENRSRYIVPISFLTHPEFQTLLSRAEEEFGFDHDMGLTIPCDELVFQTLTSMIR from the coding sequence ATGGCTATAATGAAGAAATCTTCAAAACTCACTCAAACAGCAATGCTGAAGCAGATTCTGAAGAGATGTTCGAGCTTAGGGAAGAAAAATGGAGGAGGCTACGATGAAGAGTGCCTTCCACTCGATGTACCAAAGGGACACTTCCCTGTCTATGTGGGAGAAAACAGAAGCAGATACATTGTCCCAATATCCTTCTTGACTCACCCTGAGTTCCAAACTCTTTTAAGCCGAGCTGAAGAAGAGTTTGGATTCGATCACGACATGGGTCTCACCATTCCTTGTGATGAACTCGTCTTTCAGACCCTAACCTCAATGATCCGATGA
- the LOC103834796 gene encoding auxin-responsive protein SAUR50: MGKNNKIGSVVRIRQMVKQWQKKAHIGSNKEEPVSDVPPGHVAVSVGENRRRYVVCAKHLNHPIFRRLLAEAEEEYGFSSVGPLAFPCDESLFEEIIKVVSRSDSYATLEDIRRCSHVGMAKKLEYLCESRPLLPGIAEKSVC, translated from the coding sequence ATGGGGAAGAACAATAAGATCGGAAGCGTCGTGCGGATCCGTCAGATGGTGAAACAATGGCAGAAGAAAGCTCACATCGGATCCAACAAGGAGGAGCCTGTTTCCGACGTTCCTCCAGGCCACGTGGCAGTTTCCGTCGGCGAGAATCGGCGGAGATACGTCGTCTGCGCGAAGCATCTGAACCACCCGATCTTCCGACGGCTCCTCGCGGAGGCGGAGGAGGAATACGGATTCTCCAGTGTTGGTCCGTTGGCGTTCCCCTGCGACGAGTCGTTGTTCGAGGAGATCATCAAGGTCGTGAGCCGGTCGGACTCGTACGCGACGTTGGAGGATATCAGGAGATGCAGCCACGTGGGGATGGCGAAGAAGCTGGAGTATCTATGCGAATCTCGGCCGTTGCTTCCTGGGATTGCTGAAAAATCTGTATGCTAA